In the genome of Bradyrhizobium sp. CIAT3101, one region contains:
- the pxpB gene encoding 5-oxoprolinase subunit PxpB codes for MAATLPPPRLLPSGDSAVTVEFSRTIDDAANERVLALDKALAAAPIEGISETIPTYRSLLVHYDPGRIGFDALGEKLLAIASQPLPPTTKARRWRIPVAYGGEHGIDLEDVAKALNTTPDDIVARHAGGDYRVAMIGFTPGWSYLSGLDKSLHMSRRESPRLFTPAGTISIGGIQAGIQCLAAPSGWHLLGRTPVRTYQLHRNPTFLTEPGDRVTFFAIDHKSFEEQDRAAEAGEIIAERVDA; via the coding sequence ATGGCCGCGACGCTCCCCCCGCCCCGCCTTTTGCCCAGTGGCGACAGCGCCGTCACGGTCGAGTTCAGCCGCACCATCGACGACGCCGCCAATGAGCGCGTGCTGGCGCTCGACAAGGCCCTTGCAGCTGCGCCCATCGAGGGCATATCCGAGACGATCCCGACCTACCGCTCGCTGCTGGTGCATTACGATCCCGGCAGGATCGGGTTCGACGCGCTCGGCGAAAAGCTGCTCGCGATCGCCAGCCAGCCGCTGCCGCCCACGACGAAAGCGCGGCGCTGGCGCATTCCCGTCGCCTATGGCGGCGAGCACGGCATCGACCTCGAGGACGTCGCGAAAGCGCTGAACACCACGCCCGACGATATCGTGGCCCGCCACGCCGGCGGCGATTATCGCGTCGCCATGATCGGCTTCACGCCGGGCTGGTCCTATCTCAGCGGCCTCGACAAATCCCTGCACATGTCGCGGCGGGAGAGCCCGCGGCTGTTCACGCCTGCGGGCACAATCTCGATCGGCGGAATCCAGGCCGGCATCCAGTGCCTGGCCGCGCCGAGCGGCTGGCATCTGCTGGGCCGCACGCCTGTTAGAACCTATCAGCTCCACCGGAATCCGACCTTCCTCACCGAACCCGGTGATCGCGTGACGTTTTTCGCGATCGACCACAAGTCATTCGAGGAGCAGGACCGCGCTGCGGAAGCCGGCGAGATCATTGCGGAGCGGGTGGACGCATGA
- a CDS encoding biotin-dependent carboxyltransferase family protein — MSRLVVASIGPASSVQDGGRHGAQRYGLTVSGAMDRLALAAANTLVGNEPFAAAVEIGPFGATFTAKDGAVRVAVAGAPRNADVAGKPVAMDTSVTLKDGETLTLGFARGGAFTYLAIEGAITGELVFGSLAVNARAGLGSPYPRPLQAGDEFTVDAASGAPELRIELPKPVSGPIRVVLGPQDDEFDDANKALFLDSEWKISATSDRMGYRLEGPAIKHLHGHNIVSDGTVNGSIQVPGNGSPIALMMDRGTSGGYPKIATVITADVGRLAQTSAGTAFRFKAVTMAEAQDEARKFQQLIRTLPDRLRSSDTVELNIEALSDANVAGYAVSAVDAGTWQVTAEP; from the coding sequence ATGAGCAGGCTCGTCGTCGCCAGCATCGGTCCCGCAAGCTCTGTCCAGGACGGCGGGCGTCACGGCGCGCAGCGCTACGGCCTGACGGTCAGCGGCGCAATGGACCGGCTGGCGCTGGCCGCGGCGAACACGCTGGTCGGCAACGAGCCGTTCGCAGCCGCGGTCGAGATCGGCCCATTTGGTGCCACGTTCACGGCCAAGGACGGCGCCGTGCGCGTCGCCGTCGCGGGCGCGCCGCGCAACGCCGACGTCGCCGGGAAACCCGTCGCGATGGACACGTCCGTCACGCTGAAAGACGGCGAGACGCTAACGCTGGGCTTCGCCCGCGGGGGCGCATTCACGTATCTGGCGATCGAAGGCGCCATCACGGGCGAGCTGGTGTTCGGCAGCCTCGCGGTGAATGCCCGCGCCGGTCTCGGCAGCCCCTACCCGCGCCCGCTCCAGGCCGGCGACGAATTTACGGTCGATGCCGCGAGCGGTGCACCCGAACTGCGGATCGAATTGCCGAAGCCGGTGAGCGGCCCGATCCGCGTCGTGCTGGGGCCGCAGGATGACGAGTTCGACGACGCCAACAAGGCGCTGTTCCTCGACAGCGAGTGGAAGATCTCGGCGACCTCCGACCGCATGGGCTACCGGCTCGAGGGCCCGGCGATCAAGCATCTGCACGGCCACAACATCGTCTCCGACGGCACCGTCAACGGCAGCATCCAGGTGCCCGGCAATGGTTCGCCGATCGCGCTGATGATGGATCGCGGCACCTCCGGCGGCTATCCCAAGATCGCAACCGTGATCACGGCCGATGTCGGCCGACTGGCCCAAACCTCGGCCGGCACGGCGTTCCGCTTCAAGGCCGTCACCATGGCCGAGGCGCAAGACGAGGCGCGCAAATTCCAACAGCTGATCCGCACCCTGCCCGATCGCCTGCGTTCGTCCGACACGGTCGAGCTCAACATCGAGGCGCTGAGCGATGCCAACGTCGCGGGCTATGCGGTGAGCGCGGTGGATGCCGGGACCTGGCAGGTGACGGCCGAGCCGTAA